The following are encoded together in the Mycolicibacterium arabiense genome:
- a CDS encoding GlxA family transcriptional regulator produces the protein MAGQRDVVIVVFDGVKLLDAVGPAEVFAEANRFGADYRLRFASLDGGDVTTSVGSSFAATEALPAVGSVDTVLVAGGDGLVGTPIDPRLVEGMRLVAPRARRLASICTGAFILAQAGLLDGRRATTHWRHTRLLANAFPAVRVEPDAIFVEDGDVFTSAGVSAGMDLALALVEIDHGSPLVRDVARSLVVYLKRAGGQSQFSVLVDSNPAPRSALRAVTDAIAADPGADLGVKALASHAALSTRQLTRLFHSELGTTPAKYVEMVRVDIGRAALDAGHGVAESARRAGFGSAETFRRVFVANLGVSPKAYRDRFRTANA, from the coding sequence GTGGCCGGACAGCGGGACGTGGTGATCGTCGTGTTCGACGGGGTCAAGCTGCTGGACGCGGTGGGGCCCGCGGAGGTGTTCGCCGAGGCCAACCGGTTCGGCGCGGACTACCGGCTGCGATTCGCCTCGCTGGACGGGGGCGACGTGACGACCTCGGTGGGCTCGAGCTTCGCCGCCACCGAGGCGCTGCCCGCGGTCGGGTCCGTCGACACGGTCCTGGTGGCCGGCGGCGACGGCCTCGTAGGCACGCCGATCGACCCGCGGCTGGTCGAGGGCATGCGTCTGGTCGCGCCACGCGCGCGCAGGCTGGCATCGATCTGCACCGGGGCGTTCATCCTGGCCCAGGCCGGGCTTTTGGACGGACGGCGCGCCACCACGCATTGGCGTCACACCCGCCTGCTGGCCAACGCGTTCCCCGCGGTCCGGGTCGAGCCCGACGCCATCTTCGTCGAGGACGGCGACGTGTTCACCTCGGCGGGGGTGTCGGCGGGCATGGACCTCGCCCTGGCGCTGGTGGAGATCGACCACGGCAGCCCGCTGGTCCGCGACGTGGCGCGCTCGCTCGTGGTCTACCTCAAGCGCGCGGGCGGGCAGTCGCAATTCTCGGTCCTCGTCGATTCGAACCCGGCGCCTCGGTCGGCATTGCGCGCGGTGACCGATGCGATCGCGGCCGACCCGGGCGCCGACCTCGGCGTCAAGGCATTGGCGTCGCACGCGGCGTTGAGCACGCGTCAGCTCACCCGGCTGTTCCACTCGGAACTGGGGACGACTCCTGCGAAGTACGTGGAGATGGTCCGCGTCGACATCGGCCGCGCAGCGCTCGATGCCGGCCACGGCGTCGCCGAGAGCGCACGTCGTGCCGGGTTCGGCAGCGCCGAGACGTTCCGCCGCGTGTTCGTGGCGAACCTCGGGGTATCACCCAAGGCGTATCGCGACAGGTTCCGCACGGCGAACGCCTGA
- a CDS encoding cellulase family glycosylhydrolase translates to MQRRTALKLPLLVAAGAALSKLPSAQAEGVRWTAERANTWYQAQGWLVGPNYIPATAINQLEMFGPGTYDPQRIDAELRVAQQVGFNTVRVFLHDLLWAQDRAGFQRRLAQFVTIAASKGIKPMFVFFDSCWNPHPKLGRQTAPWPGVHNSGWVQSPGADRMDDPVYAATLRDYVTGVMTQFRNDQRVLAWDLWNEPDNPAKVYQKFERTDKERAVEALLPQVFQWARAVDPIQPLTSGVWQGSWDPKQRSTIAGIQLDNSDIITFHSYADPADFEKRIAELAPLGRPILCTEYMARDEGSTIEGILPVAKKHNVGAYNWGFVAGKTQTYLPWDSWDKPYESVPKVWFHDLLRPDGTAYRDSEIQTIRKLTGKV, encoded by the coding sequence GTGCAGCGCCGAACAGCCCTCAAACTCCCGCTCCTGGTCGCCGCAGGCGCAGCGCTGTCGAAGCTCCCGAGCGCTCAGGCCGAAGGCGTCCGGTGGACGGCCGAGCGCGCCAACACCTGGTATCAGGCCCAAGGGTGGCTCGTCGGGCCGAACTACATTCCGGCGACCGCGATCAACCAGCTCGAGATGTTCGGCCCCGGCACGTACGACCCGCAGCGCATCGACGCCGAACTGCGCGTCGCCCAGCAGGTCGGGTTCAACACCGTCCGGGTCTTCCTGCACGACCTGCTGTGGGCTCAGGACCGCGCAGGCTTTCAACGCCGGCTCGCCCAGTTCGTCACGATCGCTGCCAGCAAGGGCATCAAGCCCATGTTCGTGTTCTTCGACTCGTGCTGGAACCCCCATCCCAAGCTCGGACGGCAGACCGCACCGTGGCCAGGGGTCCACAATTCGGGGTGGGTGCAGAGCCCCGGCGCCGACCGCATGGACGACCCGGTCTACGCAGCGACGCTGCGCGACTACGTCACCGGCGTCATGACCCAGTTCCGCAACGACCAGCGGGTGCTGGCGTGGGACCTGTGGAACGAGCCCGACAACCCGGCGAAGGTGTATCAGAAGTTCGAGCGGACCGACAAGGAGCGGGCCGTCGAAGCGCTACTGCCACAGGTCTTTCAGTGGGCCAGGGCGGTCGACCCCATCCAACCCTTGACCAGCGGCGTCTGGCAGGGCAGCTGGGATCCGAAGCAGCGCAGCACCATAGCTGGCATTCAGCTCGACAACTCCGACATCATCACCTTCCACAGCTATGCCGATCCCGCGGACTTCGAGAAGCGGATCGCCGAGTTGGCGCCGCTGGGTCGGCCCATCCTGTGCACCGAGTACATGGCTCGCGACGAGGGCAGCACCATCGAGGGCATCCTGCCCGTCGCCAAGAAGCACAACGTCGGTGCGTACAACTGGGGCTTCGTCGCGGGCAAGACGCAGACGTACCTGCCGTGGGATTCCTGGGACAAGCCGTACGAATCGGTGCCGAAGGTGTGGTTCCACGACCTGCTGCGGCCCGACGGCACGGCCTACCGCGACAGCGAGATCCAGACGATCCGCAAGCTGACCGGCAAGGTCTGA
- a CDS encoding SDR family oxidoreductase yields the protein MNTDNVVALVTGANRGLGRRFAEQLVARGAKVYAAARRPETIDIPGVVPIALDITDLESIHRAAERVGDVNVLVNNAGVSTRANLLEGSLDDIRLEMETHYFGTLQMIRAFAPVIERNADVAGGGAILDVLSVLSWLHPPTSGAYSAAKAAAWALTDAMRTELAPKGIHVAALHVGYMDTDMVRYIPADQKTDPGAVARQALDGLFAGEPEILGDDLTRNIRANLSAPA from the coding sequence ATGAATACGGACAACGTCGTCGCACTGGTCACCGGAGCGAACCGCGGACTCGGTCGGCGCTTCGCCGAGCAACTCGTTGCTCGGGGAGCGAAGGTCTACGCCGCCGCACGCCGGCCCGAGACCATCGACATCCCCGGTGTCGTACCCATCGCGCTCGACATCACCGACCTCGAGTCGATCCACCGCGCGGCCGAACGAGTCGGCGACGTCAACGTGCTGGTGAACAACGCCGGCGTCTCGACCAGGGCCAATCTGCTCGAAGGATCCCTCGACGACATCCGGCTCGAGATGGAGACGCACTACTTCGGCACGCTGCAGATGATCCGGGCGTTCGCGCCCGTCATCGAGCGCAACGCCGACGTCGCGGGCGGCGGGGCCATCCTCGACGTCCTGTCCGTGCTGTCGTGGCTGCATCCGCCGACCAGCGGCGCCTACTCGGCAGCCAAGGCGGCAGCGTGGGCGCTGACCGACGCGATGCGAACCGAACTCGCGCCGAAGGGAATTCACGTCGCTGCACTGCACGTGGGTTACATGGACACCGACATGGTCCGCTACATCCCCGCCGACCAGAAGACCGATCCGGGCGCAGTCGCACGGCAGGCGCTCGACGGCCTGTTCGCCGGTGAGCCGGAGATCCTCGGCGACGACTTGACCCGTAACATCAGGGCCAACCTGTCGGCACCGGCCTAG
- a CDS encoding cutinase family protein, with product MKRMGRWLAAVGPACIATLMMAGSSLTTAPASAEPEPPAPPAACPDVEVVFARGTFEAPGIGNTGQAFVDALRARAVDRSVDVYAVNYPASLDFATAADGVIDASNRVRDMSTRCPDTDIVLGGFSQGAAVAAYITADEIPVGYPLPPGLTGPMPPSVADHVAAVALFGKPSSGFLQMIYTGAPPITVGTRYAGKTLDLCNVGDPVCTPGGGGNNGSHGAYVATGLTDQAADYAAARLTKSRADATTARAGG from the coding sequence ATGAAGCGAATGGGTCGGTGGTTGGCAGCCGTAGGGCCAGCCTGCATCGCAACGCTGATGATGGCAGGATCCTCCCTCACTACAGCACCCGCATCAGCAGAACCCGAGCCGCCGGCGCCCCCGGCCGCTTGTCCCGACGTCGAGGTCGTGTTCGCACGCGGGACGTTCGAGGCTCCCGGCATCGGCAACACCGGCCAGGCGTTCGTCGACGCCCTGCGCGCGCGGGCCGTGGACCGCTCGGTGGACGTCTACGCGGTGAACTACCCTGCGTCGCTTGACTTCGCGACGGCCGCCGACGGTGTGATCGACGCGAGCAACCGCGTGCGCGACATGTCGACCAGGTGTCCGGACACCGACATCGTGCTCGGCGGTTTCTCCCAGGGTGCGGCAGTGGCGGCCTACATCACCGCCGACGAGATCCCCGTCGGTTACCCACTGCCCCCGGGCCTGACCGGCCCGATGCCGCCGTCGGTCGCCGACCACGTCGCCGCCGTGGCACTGTTCGGCAAGCCGTCGAGTGGCTTCCTCCAGATGATCTACACCGGCGCCCCGCCCATCACGGTCGGAACGCGCTACGCGGGCAAGACGCTCGATCTGTGCAACGTCGGCGACCCCGTCTGCACGCCGGGCGGCGGGGGCAACAACGGTTCCCACGGCGCCTACGTGGCCACCGGGCTGACCGATCAGGCGGCCGACTACGCGGCGGCCAGATTGACGAAGTCCCGCGCGGACGCGACGACCGCGCGGGCGGGTGGCTAG
- a CDS encoding pyridoxal-phosphate dependent enzyme: protein MPQTPTQRTTLATWPTPMEPAPRLAEAIGLRPENLWLKRDDLTGLAVGGNKIRKLEWTVGAAVADGADTLITTGAPQSNHARLTAAAGARVGLDVVLVFPGARSAPAGNLLLDDLLGADVVWAGDRSLDAVAAETADSCRTRGRRPSIIPFGGSNAVGAHGYRIAAQEIVDDLPDVDHVVCALGSGGTMAGLVAGLGADRVLGVHTGAVDDPRAQVAGLLADMGEAIDPAALRIRSDQVGEGYEVLTPEAGCALVMAARSEALVLDPTYTARALAGLVAAVRDGSIGPGAEVVFLVSGGLPSLFAHPGVPEVANGVDG, encoded by the coding sequence ATGCCTCAGACGCCCACGCAGCGAACTACTCTCGCCACCTGGCCGACGCCGATGGAACCGGCGCCGCGGCTCGCCGAGGCCATCGGCCTGCGCCCCGAGAACCTGTGGCTCAAGCGGGACGACCTCACCGGCCTGGCCGTCGGCGGCAACAAGATCCGCAAACTCGAGTGGACGGTCGGTGCGGCTGTCGCAGACGGCGCTGACACCCTCATCACCACGGGTGCGCCGCAGTCCAACCACGCCAGGCTGACCGCCGCGGCCGGCGCGCGTGTCGGCTTGGACGTGGTGCTGGTCTTCCCTGGGGCACGGTCGGCACCTGCAGGCAATCTGCTGCTCGACGACTTGCTCGGCGCCGACGTCGTCTGGGCCGGTGACCGATCCCTCGACGCCGTTGCCGCCGAGACGGCCGACAGCTGCCGTACCAGGGGCCGCCGACCGAGCATCATCCCGTTCGGCGGTTCCAATGCCGTTGGCGCGCATGGCTATCGGATCGCCGCCCAGGAGATCGTCGACGACCTACCCGATGTCGACCACGTGGTCTGCGCGTTGGGCTCCGGTGGAACGATGGCGGGTCTGGTCGCCGGACTCGGGGCGGACCGCGTGCTCGGGGTGCACACCGGCGCGGTCGACGACCCCCGCGCCCAGGTGGCCGGGCTGTTGGCCGACATGGGAGAGGCCATCGACCCCGCGGCGTTGCGGATCCGTTCCGATCAGGTCGGCGAGGGCTACGAGGTCCTCACTCCGGAGGCGGGGTGCGCGCTAGTCATGGCAGCACGCTCCGAGGCGCTCGTCCTCGACCCGACATACACCGCCCGTGCCCTTGCCGGACTCGTCGCCGCGGTGCGCGACGGCTCGATCGGTCCCGGTGCAGAGGTGGTATTCCTCGTCAGCGGTGGGCTTCCCAGCCTGTTCGCCCATCCCGGCGTCCCCGAAGTGGCCAACGGCGTCGACGGCTAA
- a CDS encoding DoxX family protein, which translates to MTASRQPWSVPTLIAFRFGTCYFGSFGLVLGLGLVPVILTGVGIDGPWSVLRGLLDAARPPIEWIGTHLLGLRVEGAQVGSDSAYQWTAIHCLALLSAAATLVWSVLDRRRSYPRLHTWVWTVLRLLLSTAMFYFGMAKLIPTQMPFVLNRLVEPFGNFSPTGVLWAQVGISQPYQIMLGAAEVLGGLLLLLPRTAAAGALVCAFDLTQVFILNMTYDIRLKSVSSQLLLLSLFLLAPYARRLFLVLFTDGAVPAVAPKPLFDSRRANRAALAAQVCVGLVLMTAFGVQGWQQFTRPTPNLYGIWQVYGFSAGGYRRDPLLTDELRWHRVIFDRPFLMSDPVMVTVQHMDGSFEVFGGTIDAATHFIDLGNRVEVGSYEETPTQIRLTYWWPDAGSTDRIVIDGEDFAGHRIHAWFTRMDPASFPLVERGFNWVQERPHNR; encoded by the coding sequence ATGACCGCGTCGCGGCAACCATGGAGCGTCCCGACGCTGATCGCCTTCCGGTTCGGGACCTGCTACTTCGGCTCCTTCGGGCTGGTGCTCGGCCTCGGCCTGGTCCCCGTGATCCTCACGGGCGTCGGCATCGACGGACCGTGGTCGGTGCTGCGTGGACTGCTGGACGCCGCTCGCCCACCCATCGAGTGGATCGGCACCCACCTGCTCGGCTTGCGCGTCGAGGGCGCACAGGTCGGCAGCGACAGTGCCTACCAATGGACGGCAATCCACTGCCTCGCCCTGCTATCCGCCGCGGCGACACTCGTCTGGTCCGTGCTCGACCGTCGCCGGAGTTACCCCCGCCTGCACACGTGGGTGTGGACGGTACTGCGACTGTTGCTCTCCACGGCGATGTTCTACTTCGGGATGGCGAAGCTGATCCCGACGCAGATGCCATTCGTGCTCAACCGGCTCGTGGAGCCGTTCGGCAACTTCAGCCCCACCGGAGTGCTGTGGGCACAGGTCGGCATCTCGCAGCCGTACCAGATCATGCTCGGTGCGGCGGAGGTGCTCGGCGGCCTGCTGCTCCTGCTACCCCGGACCGCAGCGGCAGGAGCACTGGTCTGCGCATTCGACCTCACGCAGGTGTTCATCCTGAACATGACCTACGACATCCGTCTGAAGTCGGTGTCGTCACAGCTGTTGCTGCTCAGTCTCTTTCTGCTCGCTCCGTACGCGCGACGACTGTTCCTGGTGTTGTTCACCGACGGGGCGGTGCCTGCGGTCGCCCCCAAACCGTTGTTCGACAGTCGGCGAGCCAACCGCGCGGCGCTCGCGGCGCAGGTGTGCGTCGGCTTGGTGTTGATGACGGCGTTCGGCGTTCAGGGCTGGCAGCAGTTCACCCGGCCCACGCCGAACCTCTACGGCATCTGGCAGGTCTACGGCTTCTCCGCCGGAGGTTACCGGCGCGATCCCCTGCTGACCGACGAATTACGCTGGCACCGAGTCATATTCGACCGCCCATTCCTGATGTCCGATCCCGTCATGGTCACGGTGCAGCACATGGACGGGTCATTCGAGGTCTTCGGCGGAACCATCGACGCGGCAACCCACTTCATCGACCTCGGCAACCGGGTCGAGGTGGGTTCCTACGAGGAGACGCCGACGCAGATCAGATTGACCTACTGGTGGCCCGATGCGGGGAGTACTGATCGGATCGTCATCGACGGTGAGGACTTCGCGGGTCATCGAATTCACGCGTGGTTCACCCGCATGGACCCGGCATCGTTCCCGCTCGTGGAGCGTGGCTTCAACTGGGTGCAGGAACGACCGCACAACCGTTAG
- a CDS encoding cutinase family protein, translating into MKNTGSPARSRSRMFGWFAATVLSVTALLGPQATGVAAAEADPACSYAEVVFARGTFEQAGVGDVGQSFVNSLNNRLGGKSVDVYAVNYPASLDFQRAADGIVDASNRIQSIAETCPSTKIILGGYSQGAAVAGYTTADTVPADYNLPAGISGPMPPAVASHVAAVVLFGTPDPWFLGLVDRGAPPIAIGTQYAAKTMQFCVPGDPVCSPGGLDRSAHSAYKTNDMPDQAAAFAVNQLTSA; encoded by the coding sequence ATGAAGAACACCGGCTCCCCCGCCAGGTCCCGATCACGGATGTTCGGGTGGTTCGCCGCCACGGTCCTCTCCGTCACCGCGCTACTGGGCCCGCAGGCCACGGGAGTCGCCGCCGCAGAAGCCGACCCCGCCTGTTCGTACGCCGAGGTGGTGTTCGCCCGCGGCACGTTCGAGCAGGCCGGTGTGGGTGACGTCGGCCAGTCCTTCGTCAACTCGCTCAACAACCGGCTGGGCGGCAAGAGCGTCGACGTCTACGCGGTGAATTACCCGGCATCGCTGGACTTCCAGCGTGCCGCCGACGGCATCGTCGACGCCAGCAACAGGATTCAGTCGATTGCGGAGACCTGCCCCAGCACGAAGATCATCCTCGGCGGTTACAGCCAGGGTGCCGCCGTGGCCGGCTACACCACCGCCGACACCGTGCCCGCCGACTACAACCTGCCTGCAGGCATCTCCGGTCCGATGCCGCCTGCGGTCGCCAGTCACGTCGCGGCGGTCGTGCTCTTCGGCACGCCGGACCCATGGTTCCTCGGCCTCGTCGACCGCGGCGCGCCGCCGATCGCGATCGGCACTCAGTACGCCGCCAAGACCATGCAGTTCTGCGTGCCCGGCGACCCGGTCTGCTCCCCCGGCGGCCTGGACCGTTCCGCGCACAGCGCCTACAAGACCAATGACATGCCCGACCAGGCGGCTGCCTTCGCGGTCAACCAGTTGACGTCGGCGTAG
- a CDS encoding cytochrome b gives MSTRVRYPLRTRILHWLTAIAVFSALLVGFTMVNSIGSYATLVAIHMTLGVTILVIAVARVANRFTHRTPPLPDTVGTLEHRMMLGSEVSMYGLLLAQPIVGWAMVSAAGRPVVVFGGLRLPGIAPFDADAYFVLRQLHSVLAYALVVVIAAHVSAVILHTVTLRDGMASRMTIGRAAARNEE, from the coding sequence GTGAGCACCCGCGTGCGCTATCCGCTCCGAACGCGAATCCTGCACTGGCTGACTGCCATTGCGGTGTTCAGCGCACTGCTGGTCGGGTTCACGATGGTCAATTCGATCGGGTCGTACGCCACGCTGGTCGCGATCCACATGACGCTGGGCGTCACCATCCTGGTGATCGCGGTGGCGCGGGTGGCCAACCGTTTCACCCACCGCACGCCCCCGCTCCCGGACACGGTCGGAACGCTCGAACATCGGATGATGCTCGGCTCCGAGGTGTCGATGTACGGGCTGCTGCTGGCCCAGCCCATCGTCGGCTGGGCGATGGTGTCGGCGGCGGGTAGACCGGTCGTCGTGTTCGGGGGTCTGCGGCTGCCCGGCATCGCGCCGTTCGACGCCGACGCGTACTTCGTCCTGAGGCAGCTGCACTCGGTGCTCGCCTATGCGTTGGTCGTCGTCATCGCCGCGCACGTCAGTGCAGTGATCTTGCACACGGTGACCCTGCGGGACGGGATGGCGTCGCGGATGACGATCGGCCGCGCCGCCGCACGCAACGAGGAATGA
- a CDS encoding catalase family peroxidase, with the protein MPDDGLSWRGTQLTRRSILRGIGAVGAFLAVDLGAVAYANGWARNDAFTRETFLDGFRTVFGTHPGFRRNHAKGVAVTGYFDGTGNASEMSTAAVLSARRTPVIGRFSLTGGNPYVSDTPSAARGLALAFDLPGRDQWRTATLNLPVFPDNSPRGFYERTLASKPVPGTTSPDPEAMARFLSMHPETAAAMALIKKHPPTAGFADSTFSSLNAFYLVDGAGTRTPVRWAFVPQQGSMPARAEGADALFDALVRQMRAGPLRYQLRLTIGEESDQVTDATLPWPAGRRAVDAGTLTLTTAVTEGPRNARDVNFDPLVLPDGIEPSDDPLLSARSSVYAASYRARTGEPKSPSAVQVDRVAP; encoded by the coding sequence ATGCCCGACGATGGCCTGTCCTGGCGCGGTACCCAACTGACCCGGCGGTCGATCCTTCGAGGCATCGGCGCCGTGGGCGCCTTCCTCGCCGTCGACCTCGGCGCCGTCGCCTACGCCAATGGGTGGGCAAGAAACGACGCGTTCACCCGGGAGACGTTCCTCGACGGCTTCCGCACCGTGTTCGGCACTCACCCCGGCTTCCGCCGTAACCACGCCAAGGGCGTCGCGGTGACCGGATACTTCGACGGCACCGGCAACGCGAGCGAGATGTCCACGGCCGCAGTGCTCTCCGCTCGGCGCACCCCGGTGATCGGGCGGTTCTCCCTCACCGGCGGCAACCCCTACGTGAGCGACACCCCCTCGGCGGCTCGAGGCCTCGCGTTGGCGTTCGACCTGCCGGGTCGCGACCAGTGGCGGACCGCCACCCTGAATCTGCCCGTCTTCCCAGACAATTCACCGCGGGGCTTCTACGAGCGGACGCTGGCATCCAAGCCGGTTCCCGGCACCACGTCCCCCGACCCGGAGGCGATGGCACGCTTCCTCTCGATGCATCCGGAGACCGCTGCCGCCATGGCCCTGATCAAGAAGCACCCGCCGACCGCTGGTTTCGCGGACAGCACCTTCTCCAGCCTCAACGCGTTCTACCTCGTCGACGGCGCCGGTACCCGCACTCCGGTGCGGTGGGCGTTCGTCCCGCAGCAGGGTTCGATGCCCGCCAGGGCGGAGGGCGCCGACGCGTTGTTCGACGCGCTGGTGAGGCAGATGCGCGCCGGGCCCTTGCGGTATCAGCTGCGCCTGACCATCGGCGAAGAATCCGATCAGGTGACCGACGCGACCTTGCCGTGGCCTGCCGGCCGGCGGGCCGTCGACGCGGGGACCCTGACGCTGACCACCGCCGTCACCGAGGGGCCGCGCAACGCCCGGGACGTGAACTTCGACCCACTGGTCCTCCCCGACGGCATCGAGCCATCGGACGACCCACTGCTCAGCGCACGCTCGTCGGTGTACGCGGCGTCCTACCGGGCCCGTACCGGTGAGCCGAAGTCGCCGTCTGCGGTTCAGGTCGATCGGGTGGCGCCGTGA
- a CDS encoding helix-turn-helix transcriptional regulator, with product MATMDLRNEIRDFLSSRRARITPEQAGLPAYGGNRRVTGLRREEVAMLAGVSVDYYVRMERGSLAGASDGVLDGLAAALQLDEAERDHLFHLARESGPQPARRRRRTSATVRPALQQVLDAMTHGPAWIRNGRHDVLAMNQLARALYSPVLADPRRPANTSRFVYLNPAAAEEFFVDYDKVTRDAAAMLRLEAGRNPHDEELIALIGEMSTRSELFRKRWASQDVHLHRSGRKRLRHPVVGQLDLDFESMELPGDPGLHLNVYTAPVGSPTADGLALLASWAASQESLPSEKLPTSS from the coding sequence GTGGCCACGATGGATCTGCGCAACGAGATCCGCGACTTCCTCAGTTCGCGACGCGCCCGCATCACCCCCGAACAGGCCGGCCTACCCGCCTACGGGGGCAATCGCCGGGTCACGGGTCTGCGCCGCGAGGAGGTCGCGATGCTCGCCGGAGTGTCGGTGGACTACTACGTGCGGATGGAACGGGGCAGCCTGGCCGGAGCGTCCGATGGGGTGCTCGACGGTCTCGCCGCCGCGCTGCAACTCGACGAGGCCGAGCGCGATCACCTCTTCCACCTCGCCAGAGAATCGGGTCCGCAACCGGCGCGGCGACGACGCAGGACGTCGGCGACCGTGCGGCCGGCCCTGCAGCAGGTACTCGACGCCATGACCCACGGGCCCGCCTGGATTCGCAACGGCCGCCACGACGTCCTGGCGATGAACCAACTGGCGCGCGCGCTCTACTCCCCCGTGCTCGCCGACCCGCGCCGTCCGGCCAACACCTCGCGGTTCGTCTACCTGAACCCGGCCGCAGCCGAGGAGTTCTTCGTCGACTACGACAAGGTCACCCGCGACGCAGCCGCAATGCTCCGACTCGAGGCCGGACGCAACCCCCACGACGAGGAACTCATCGCCCTGATCGGCGAGATGTCAACGCGCAGCGAATTGTTCCGGAAGCGCTGGGCGTCCCAGGACGTGCACCTGCACCGCTCGGGGCGCAAGCGTCTGCGCCACCCAGTCGTCGGCCAACTCGATCTCGACTTCGAATCGATGGAGTTGCCCGGCGATCCGGGCCTGCACCTGAACGTCTACACCGCACCGGTGGGTAGCCCCACCGCCGACGGTCTCGCCCTGCTGGCATCCTGGGCAGCCAGCCAGGAGTCGCTGCCGTCGGAGAAGCTGCCCACCTCGAGCTGA
- a CDS encoding aldo/keto reductase, which yields MSVPTFTLNNGVEIPALGFGVYQAAPEETIAAVEAALQTGYRHVDTAAAYGNEREVGEAIRRSGLARDEVFIETKVWITDFGYDATLHAFDKAVGKLGVDRLDLLILHQALPSDFESTVGAYKALETLYADGKVRAIGVSNFMPPHLDRLLAETDVVPAINQIEVHPYFRQSDLLAYDDAHGILNQAWAPIGGITFYREGPHTSTLENPVIGDIAAAHSKTPAQVMLRWHLQQGRQVIPKSVTPSRIAENFDVLDFDLTAEQLAAIDALDTGVRGGPEPEDITRETYGIDIPEA from the coding sequence ATGAGCGTTCCCACCTTCACCCTGAACAACGGCGTCGAGATTCCTGCCCTGGGCTTCGGCGTCTACCAGGCCGCGCCCGAGGAGACGATCGCCGCCGTCGAGGCTGCGCTGCAGACCGGCTACCGGCACGTCGACACCGCCGCTGCCTACGGCAACGAGCGCGAGGTCGGCGAGGCGATCCGCAGGTCCGGATTGGCCCGAGACGAGGTCTTCATCGAGACGAAGGTGTGGATCACCGACTTCGGCTACGACGCCACGCTGCACGCGTTCGACAAGGCGGTGGGCAAGCTCGGCGTCGACCGACTGGACCTGCTGATCCTGCACCAGGCGCTGCCCAGTGATTTCGAGTCCACCGTCGGCGCCTACAAGGCGCTGGAGACGCTGTACGCCGATGGCAAGGTGCGCGCAATCGGCGTCTCGAACTTCATGCCGCCCCACCTCGATCGGCTGCTGGCCGAGACCGACGTGGTGCCCGCGATCAACCAGATCGAGGTGCACCCCTACTTCCGCCAGTCCGACCTCCTCGCATACGACGACGCGCACGGCATCCTCAACCAGGCGTGGGCACCGATCGGCGGCATCACGTTCTACCGGGAGGGCCCGCACACCTCGACGCTCGAGAACCCGGTCATCGGCGACATCGCAGCAGCGCACTCGAAGACGCCCGCACAGGTGATGTTGCGCTGGCACCTCCAGCAGGGCCGCCAGGTGATCCCGAAGTCGGTGACGCCGTCCCGCATCGCCGAGAACTTCGACGTCCTCGACTTCGACCTCACGGCCGAGCAACTGGCCGCAATCGACGCGCTCGACACCGGCGTGCGTGGCGGGCCGGAGCCCGAGGACATCACGCGCGAGACCTACGGCATCGACATCCCGGAGGCATGA